Part of the Vigna radiata var. radiata cultivar VC1973A chromosome 11, Vradiata_ver6, whole genome shotgun sequence genome is shown below.
TGCATGATGCAAGCAAACAAAAAGTTTAGGTAGTTACTTTCTTTTTATAGCATACTCACGATACTGGATATGCTTTGTAACAGAGGAAACCAAGCCTATAAAAATGGGAATTTGTCTGGGGCCGAGGATTATTACACACAAGGAGTTAACTGTGCGTCTAAAGAAGCATCTCAGAGATGTCGCCGGGCGTTGATGCTTTGCTATAGCAACCGTGCTGCCACTCGCATGTCTCTTGGTAGGATGAGAGATGCAATAGAAGATTGTAAGCTGGCTGCCGAAATTGATCCAAATTTCCTCAGGGTGCGACTTAGAGCTGCAAAGTAAGGTCCCATTTTGATTCTAATCTTTGTGGATGGTGATTTAagtaatatgaaattaattttgatttcgGGACAAAGGAATACGTAGGCTAAGGCACAtggatataaaattttaaaagtagtgGTTTCTTGCGTGAATCTTGGGTAGAAAACAGTTGGATCGAAGGTTTAATGGGGGTATGGTTGATGGCTGGTAATGGTGATTTACAGGCAATAGGTGATTGGTGTCTGTTTGCCTGCTGAGTAGAGCCTCCGGATTAATGATATATGATGTTGTATTCATTATTACAGGGTAAATTGAAGGAAGCATCAACTATGGTTTTTACTGAATATTAATGGTGTGCCAAAGGAAATCATTGGATATGTGTAGGCATTGTAAAGGtagagaaacagaaaaaaaaaaaaaaaaaaccacaaacTCAAGTTTTAAATGTTAGGATTTTACCACATCACACAATCTGTTTAAATAAGGCTCCAATGTCAAGGAGGTTTTTATTCTTCCTGCAACTTGTCTTTTATTGGTAAGATAAGTAACATGCATATTGATATTGATACCTAGTTCTTGCATTCCAACCATTacattgttttagtttttataactttatgttGGAGATGTTCTGGCTTTGGTGTAAAGTTTCATAAACTTTCGAGAGGACTTTTGGTTAAATGTTCTACTTAGTCTATAATGTGTCTCTGATATTGTGAAAATTGTATTATGCTGGTGTGCTTAAGCACATTGCATTTGTCAACTAAAATGCTCaatatttagtaattaaaatagATGATGTATCCCTCAGTTTGTTTCTTTTCACCATTTTTAAGTTGTTTCCTTGCTTTGGGAGAAGTTGGAGATGCGTCCGAGTATTCCAAGATGTGCATGCAGTCAGGAACCGATGTTGGtgtagataaaaaaattgtcgcGGAAGCCTCTGATCTATTGCAAAAGACGCAGGTTTGACAGTTTAAAGTTATTTCGATCATGGATGACTTTGAacattatcttttctttttcacctttCTCTTCCTGAACTGATAACAACCTTTAACGGATGGCAGAAAGTATCGGAATTAATCAATCATTCTGAAGAACTTTTGCAAAGAAGAACAGCTGTTGATGCAGAAAAAGCTTTGGAACATATAAATGAGGCATTGGCGATAACTTCGTACTCTGAAAAATTGCTTGAAATGAAAGCAGAGGCTCTTTTTATGGTCTGATTTCTGTCTTATAATATGCTGACACTTTACTAAAACTGTCAAAGTCAGCGTTAAGCTGTTTGTGCAGTTGAGCCTGTGTTGGATAACTTTTGTTTTAACTATCAGCTATGCAGATATGAGGAAGTGATTCAGCTGTGTGAGGAAACCTTTGGATCTGCCGAGAAGAATTCATATCCTTTGGATGCTGATTGCATAGTGACAGATCTGGACAGTGCACAGCTTTCAAAAGGCTTCTATTTCAGGTTTTGGAGGTGCTCAATGATGCTTAAATCCTACTTTCACCTAGGAAAACTTGAAGAGGGTCTTTCTTTGTTGGAGGGACAAGAGGACAAGGTATCAGCCATGAACAAGTAAGTATTATTAACATTGAAAACTGATCCATTCACCCTTCTCCGGTCGATCCTCAAAAGTACATTGAAAAGGAATAAAAAGATGGACATATTTTGATGGTGATACCTATTTTTAATATGGACATCAGCTTTGATAATGTCCCTGCAGGAGTGGAAGCAAGGTTTTGGAGCCCCTAATGCCACTAGCTGTAACTGTACGTGAGCTCTTGCATCATAAGGTTAGCCTATTCTGCATTTCGTGACATCTTTTACATGATTTTTGTATACGATCATCTTGTTTGGTTAACATGGAACTAACTCGTAAGTGTCAGGGAAGTAATAACAGCCCTTTTTGCATCATTGTTCTTCTCTGATACAACTTTTCCCTTTTGTCAAAGGACACACAAGAAGTCATTTATAAGCTACAATGCtaaatttattatcttgaaAGCACTTGTTCTCCATAGTTGATTTGTTTTTGTCGTTTTACTGTAGCATGAATTTCTTATAGTAGGACTAATGCAAAATGTATTCAAATGTAGACTGCAGGGAATGAAGCATTTCAGGCAGGAAAATATGAGGAAGCTGTCGAACATTATACGGCTGCTTTATCAAGTAATGTGGAGTCTCGCCCATTTACAGCTGTCTGCTTTGGTAACCGTGCAGCTGCATATAAAGCATTAGGTCAAATTACTGATGCCATAGCAGATTGCAATCTGGCCATAGCTCTTGATGGAAGATACTTGAAGGTTTTCTCTCTTCAAGTGAAACTAATTTTGTTTAGATCAGAGAATGATATCACATGGAGAgataaattgatatatatagGATTAAACTACATAGGGTTATCTTgtaacaaaaaggaaaagaccCTCACAAACTTgtcattttttatgatattgcTTTGTCAATGGTTATATAAGTGGCACATTtgcttttcaaaaattaaagcTTCCTCAACCTTCCTCGATTACTCTGTAACATTTCACTTTTAGCATTTTTCAAATATTCGTCTTTTAGAGATACTAAATGACTTGTTTGGATTAGTACTTCATCTTCACATTGGTTAAATGATTTGAGGATAatgtatgtatatttattatcttcCAGGCACTTTCCAGGCGTGCAACTTTATATGAGATGATCAGAGATTATGACCAAGCAGCGAGCGATATAAGGAGAGTTATCTCTCTTCTCATGAAAGAGAATGGGGAAAATAACAATCAGCATGGCATATCTGATAGATCTGTCAAATATGCCAATGATTTGAAAGATAACCAAATTTGGCTTTCCGAAATAGAGGAGGAAGCCAAAAAGGGGATACATCTTGATGTGTACCTCATTTTGTAAGCTCTTCTACTAATAATTTGTACTTATTTACCATTACTTAGTATCTTAATCAGTATAACTTCATTCTCTTTCGTTGATTCAATCATCTGTTTAAGTGCCAGCATTTTTGTACATGTAGGGggaaatatttctttataattgcCAGAACATCAGAGAATCAGATAAACTAAACATGTTTTATGTTAGAATTTGTCATCAGTGGAAGTAATGTTTAATGTGTGACAGAAATAGAATGCTGTCATTATAGAGCCTTGCCTGTTGCAAATTTATCTTGATATTATCAATCATTTAAGGCATCTGCTGATTCAGATTGTGATGGCAGAGGAGTTGAACATTCTGTTTCATCATCTGAAATCAAGAAGGCCTATCACAAAGCTGCACTTAGACATCACCCAGACAAGGTTGTTTGATTAGTCTCTTCTCTTTGTTAATTCCTCATATACATAAGAAATCATTTTAACTATTTAAGTACTATGTAGGCTGTCCAATCTTTGGCCAGAAGTGACAATGGAGATGATCAGATATGGAAGGATATCGTTGAAGAAGTATGCAAAGATGCTGAtagacttttcaaaataattggAGAAGCATATGCAGTCCTGTCAGATCCTGCCAAGGTATTTTCTGCATTTTCATCTGACTGGTGTGACTCTACAAACTTTTGGAGAGTATTTATTTCTTCGTTATTCCCTTTTTGCAGCGATCACAGTTTGATTCTgaagaagaaacaagaaattCTCAAAAGAAACCCCAAGGAAATAGCATGACCAGAAATAATGTCATGGATCAAACTGACAATAGGAGACACCGGAAAGGGGTTTGGAGATCATATGGTAGCTCATCTTTCAAAGATTCTGAAGCTGGCCGGTCAAGTAGgcaataagaaaacaaaagttgaaaattttagtcCATGGCTACAATCTTCACTGCAGTCTGACTCATTGAATGAGGTGAAGTTTGGTGGTGTTTTCATCTTTATGCATTTTATACTAACATGCACGCTAATTTAAGACTGAGACCAATGGCATTGCAGTTGG
Proteins encoded:
- the LOC106777574 gene encoding uncharacterized protein LOC106777574 produces the protein MEKELNLASEDVANLKIEESKDQRDYGFVFTSKQRNSSGSSLPEFRTPPLKSNLFGDAHDKFKFSAKKEQSGTPRMNKSRAKQKFSIPLQGADFLWKTKIDMSPKSYVTSRESSGLGVDRIGNSTCIHQSLNKNETEALGTETERKETKEDSSECKDLDTNCGDDDPNDRIESESSKSANDEVGITNNGDGLVFLDCDSGSRNTSGIGFTFSAEVQSPSQKRPPKKMNWAKVGQSYLDTYSSSPISLSSVTGSPFFGAPSPLTPEQGQKTKASSPHTKTRGSEVNKVQGIKEELATISASTIAAEEACEKWRLRGNQAYKNGNLSGAEDYYTQGVNCASKEASQRCRRALMLCYSNRAATRMSLGRMRDAIEDCKLAAEIDPNFLRVRLRAANCFLALGEVGDASEYSKMCMQSGTDVGVDKKIVAEASDLLQKTQKVSELINHSEELLQRRTAVDAEKALEHINEALAITSYSEKLLEMKAEALFMLCRYEEVIQLCEETFGSAEKNSYPLDADCIVTDLDSAQLSKGFYFRFWRCSMMLKSYFHLGKLEEGLSLLEGQEDKVSAMNKSGSKVLEPLMPLAVTVRELLHHKTAGNEAFQAGKYEEAVEHYTAALSSNVESRPFTAVCFGNRAAAYKALGQITDAIADCNLAIALDGRYLKALSRRATLYEMIRDYDQAASDIRRVISLLMKENGENNNQHGISDRSVKYANDLKDNQIWLSEIEEEAKKGIHLDVYLILGVEHSVSSSEIKKAYHKAALRHHPDKAVQSLARSDNGDDQIWKDIVEEVCKDADRLFKIIGEAYAVLSDPAKRSQFDSEEETRNSQKKPQGNSMTRNNVMDQTDNRRHRKGVWRSYGSSSFKDSEAGRSSRQ